TCGATGATTTATGGCATAGAGAAGCATGGGAAAGTCTAAAACGAGCATTTCCAGACAGCAAGAATGGCAGCAGAGTTGTTATTACCACGCGCAAAGAAGATGTCGCTGAAAGAGCAGATAACAAAGGTTTTGTCTATTGACTTCGTTTCCTGAGCCAAGAAGAAAGTTGGGATCTCTTTTGTAGGAAACTACTAGATGTTAAGGCAATGGTCTCAGCAATGGAAAGGTTAGCTAAGGATATGGTGGACAGGTGTGGAGGTTTACCTCTTGCAATTGTTGTATTAAGCGGACTACTTTCACATAAAAGGGGGTTAGAAGAATGGCAAAAGGTGATGGACCGTCTTTGGCAGAACATTAAAGACGACTCTATTGAAGTCTCTTACATACTATCATTGAGCTACAACGATTTGTCAACTACACTCAAGCAGTGTTTCCTGTACCTTGGTATGTTTCCAGAAGATCATGTGGTCCATGCTGATCACATACTAAGGTTGTGGATGGCCGAGGGCTTCATAccaagaggagaagaaagaatggaGGATGTCGCTGAAGGCTTCTTGAATGAGCTGATAAGAAGAAGCTTGGTTCAAGTGGCTGGAACAGTTTGGGAAAAAGTTACTGGATGTAGGGTTCATGATTTACTTCGTGATCTTGCCATACAAAAGGCATTGGAGGTAAACTTCTTTGACATTTATGATCCAAGAAACCACTTCATATCCTCCTTATGTATCAGACATACCATTCATGATCAAGGAGAAAAGTACCTCTCACTTGATCTTTCTAACTTAAAGTTGAGgtcaattatatttttcaatccATATTTTAATAGCATGAGTCTTATTAACTTCAGTAGTGTGTTCCAACATCTATATGTGTTGTACTTGGATATTCGTGGTGGAACTATACCTGATGCCATAGGAAGTTTGTGCCACCTCAAGTTCTTAAGCATTAGAGGTATCCATTATCTTCCCTCCTCCATTGGCAAACTCAAGAATTTACAGACACTTCATGTCAATAACTATGGATTCTCATGCCAACTACCCCATGAGATAGCTGACCTAATAAATCTAACACATTTAGCTGCTCCTTATTCAAAACCTCTGAAACATATAAGAAAACTCACAAGTCTTCAAGTTCTTCATGGTGTTTGTTGTGATCAGTGGAAAGATGTTGACCCTGCTGATTTAGTCAACCTTCGAGAATTAAGCATGCATGATATTACCAAAACTTACTCCCTAAACAACATTACCAGCTTGAAAAACCTTAGTACTCTCAGATTATTGTGTTATGCTGATGAATCATTCCCAGCCCTTGAATTTCTTAATTCTTGTCAAAAGCTCCAGAAATTGAGGTTAGATGGGAGAATAGAGAAACTGCCTCTGT
The Solanum stenotomum isolate F172 unplaced genomic scaffold, ASM1918654v1 scaffold14763, whole genome shotgun sequence DNA segment above includes these coding regions:
- the LOC125850175 gene encoding disease resistance protein RPP13-like, with amino-acid sequence MVDAFVSFAVQKLGDFLIQEASLRSSLRQDVRWLRNELFFMQSFLKDAEQKQVVDQRVQQWVFEINSVANDAVAILETYSLGASKGNDARFASRLKATCICRKETKFYNVSKEIQSLKHRIMDISRKRETYGIRDINNAGERPSNPPNNQSDMVRTLRRTTSYVDDDQDNIFVGYQDVVETLLAELLKPEPRRSVISIYGMGGLGKTTLARNLYISPNIVNRFHTRAWICVSQEYNTMDLLRNIIKSIKGCTKETLDLLEKMMERDLEIYLRDLLKEPKYLVVVDDLWHREAWESLKRAFPDSKNGSRVVITTRKEDFLSQEESWDLFCRKLLDVKAMVSAMERLAKDMVDRCGGLPLAIVVLSGLLSHKRGLEEWQKVMDRLWQNIKDDSIEVSYILSLSYNDLSTTLKQCFLYLGMFPEDHVVHADHILRLWMAEGFIPRGEERMEDVAEGFLNELIRRSLVQVAGTVWEKVTGCRVHDLLRDLAIQKALEVNFFDIYDPRNHFISSLCIRHTIHDQGEKYLSLDLSNLKLRSIIFFNPYFNSMSLINFSSVFQHLYVLYLDIRGGTIPDAIGSLCHLKFLSIRGIHYLPSSIGKLKNLQTLHVNNYGFSCQLPHEIADLINLTHLAAPYSKPLKHIRKLTSLQVLHGVCCDQWKDVDPADLVNLRELSMHDITKTYSLNNITSLKNLSTLRLLCYADESFPALEFLNSCQKLQKLRLDGRIEKLPLFPNSITMMDLWDSELMEDPMPILGMLPNLRNLYLVAAYEGKEIICSDNSFSQLEFLRLDSLEKLERWHLSTSAMPLIKGLGIHSCPKLNKIPQRMKEMKMLKRSYMW